The Pleuronectes platessa chromosome 10, fPlePla1.1, whole genome shotgun sequence genome contains a region encoding:
- the cbx3b gene encoding chromobox protein homolog 3b isoform X2, whose product MRKKQTAKQRKTEETTVVQEFVVEKIIRRRVADGRVEYFLKWKGFTDADNTWEPEDNLDCPELINEFLRTALHLAYENEEEHSEFIPKEEMTEQETEISCLQPQQQQACTLQSDGDGLQTSDGRSDSPATYLEPECIIGSTDRQGELMFLVKWKDSDDVALLPAHEASARCPQVVIDFYEQKLTWHCGDEEP is encoded by the exons ATGAGAAAGAAGCAGACTGCCAAACAGAGGAAGACTGAGGAGACGACAGTGGTCCAGGAGTTTGTGGTGGAGAAGATCATTCGCCGCAGGGTCGCTGACGGGAGAGTGGAGTACTTTCTGAAGTGGAAGGGCTTCACCGA TGCGGACAACACGTGGGAACCCGAGGACAACCTGGACTGTCCCGAGCTCATCAACGAGTTCCTGAGAACCGCCCTCCATCTCGCGTATGAGAATGAGGAAGAGCACAGCGAGTTCATTCCCAAAGAAGAAATGACAGAGCAAGAGACGGAAATT TCCTGcctgcagccgcagcagcagcaggcctgCACTCTGCAGAGCGACGGCGACGGCCTCCAGACGAGCGACGGGCGTTCAGATTCCCCCGCCACTTACCTCGAGCCTGAATGCATCATTggctccacagacagacagggagagctCATGTTCCTCGTCAAATG GAAGGACTCGGATGACGTGGCCCTGCTGCCTGCGCATGAAGCCAGCGCCAGGTGTCCCCAGGTGGTCATCGACTTCTACGAGCAGAAGCTGACCTGGCACTGTGGAGACGAGGAGCCGtga
- the snx10b gene encoding sorting nexin-10B, whose protein sequence is MQQVVSVWVRDPRIQKNDFWHAFIDYEICLHTDSVCFTKKVSAVRRRYSEFVWLRQKLQANSQLMFQLPELPGKNPFFSLNNARQISERMTGLQDFLKQILQNPLLLSDSCLHLFLQSKLSVSKIKACAAGRTRFSVAQAVQGCGLRRFHSEDDLQKICCDSDSDSSDPGPQMKDLEIKKAASAASLDFMGSRQEESLSSSSDST, encoded by the exons ATGCAGCAGGTGGTCAGTGTCTGGGTGCGGGACCCGCGGATACAAAAGAATGACTTCTGGCACGCCTTCATAGACTATGAAATTTGTTTACAT ACCGACAGCGTGTGCTTCACCAAGAAGGTCTCCGCCGTGAGGAGGAGGTACAGCGAGTTCGTATGGCTTAGGCAGAAACTACAAGCAAACTCCCAGCTAAT gttTCAGCTTCCAGAGCTGCCCGGGAAGAATCCCTTCTTCAGCCTGAACAACGCCCGACAGATCTCTGAGCGTATGACGGGGCTCCAGGATTTTCTGAAACA GATCCTGCAGAACCCTCTGCTGCTGTCGGACAGCTGCTTGCACCTCTTCCTGCAGTCAAAGCTCAGCGTGTCCAAGATCAAGGCCTGTGCTGCTGGAAGGACCCGCTTCTCTGTGGCGCAGGCGGTGCAGGGCTGTGGCCTGAGAAGATTCCACTCCGAAGACGATCTGCAGAAGATATGCTGCGACTCGGACTCTGACAG CTCAGATCCAGGTCCTCAGATGAAAGATTTGGAAATAAAGAAAGCAGCGAGTGCAGCTTCACTCGACTTCATGGGAAGCAGGCAGGAGGAATCTCTCAGCAGCTCATCTGACTCTACATGA
- the cbx3b gene encoding chromobox protein homolog 3b isoform X1, translating into MLVLCPGRMRKKQTAKQRKTEETTVVQEFVVEKIIRRRVADGRVEYFLKWKGFTDADNTWEPEDNLDCPELINEFLRTALHLAYENEEEHSEFIPKEEMTEQETEISCLQPQQQQACTLQSDGDGLQTSDGRSDSPATYLEPECIIGSTDRQGELMFLVKWKDSDDVALLPAHEASARCPQVVIDFYEQKLTWHCGDEEP; encoded by the exons ATGCTTGTTTTGTGCCCTGGCAGGATGAGAAAGAAGCAGACTGCCAAACAGAGGAAGACTGAGGAGACGACAGTGGTCCAGGAGTTTGTGGTGGAGAAGATCATTCGCCGCAGGGTCGCTGACGGGAGAGTGGAGTACTTTCTGAAGTGGAAGGGCTTCACCGA TGCGGACAACACGTGGGAACCCGAGGACAACCTGGACTGTCCCGAGCTCATCAACGAGTTCCTGAGAACCGCCCTCCATCTCGCGTATGAGAATGAGGAAGAGCACAGCGAGTTCATTCCCAAAGAAGAAATGACAGAGCAAGAGACGGAAATT TCCTGcctgcagccgcagcagcagcaggcctgCACTCTGCAGAGCGACGGCGACGGCCTCCAGACGAGCGACGGGCGTTCAGATTCCCCCGCCACTTACCTCGAGCCTGAATGCATCATTggctccacagacagacagggagagctCATGTTCCTCGTCAAATG GAAGGACTCGGATGACGTGGCCCTGCTGCCTGCGCATGAAGCCAGCGCCAGGTGTCCCCAGGTGGTCATCGACTTCTACGAGCAGAAGCTGACCTGGCACTGTGGAGACGAGGAGCCGtga